The Maniola jurtina chromosome 13, ilManJurt1.1, whole genome shotgun sequence genomic interval AATATTCTACGGTAGGTACTGCTAATCTTTTCACCGCGAACAGAGATAAGTAGTTATCCTTTTAGGAATGTCAATTCAAAAAAGCCATGTGCGAATCTCATTCACCCACCAAGAGTTCCGTAGCTTGAAAAGAAACATAATATCAATTAATCTACTTACGTTTCTAACAGCTTTTTCGAGATCACAATCCTCAAAGATTACCAACGGCGATTTTCCACCTAACTCCAGTGAGACTTTTTTCATGTTTGATACTGCACACGATCTCATTATGGTTTGTCCTGTAGGAAAAACAGTGATTTAGATTATGTAGGTGACTTCCGTATAATTTTGTGATGACCCGGTTTTATTTACATATCTTCTTCTGCTAAAGTGAtaaacatattaataatatttttatcaatataacCGAATCTATGTCACGTGTATTATTAATATCGAAATGCGTTGCTTTCGCCTCATAAAGTTATGACTTTGGTCCTACGTTTTCGGCAAGTTTTGCACTTTTCGTCTCTAATCAAGATTAGTAAAGCCTACGTCTACTTATTTGTAtctttgtaatataatattataagtacctatttctaGCAATATGAATAGTCTAcgtcaaattaaattaaattgttgcAATGTTGTGcaacataaataatatgtatgtaataatataatatttagttgGATGCACTTTTACTGTGTTTTACCAGGTACCTATCTGCTGTCGTTTATCTAGTGCATATGTCtcattaagtaaattaaaaaatatatcttacCAATTTCTGTGCTGCCAGTGAAGCCCAGCTTCCTAACAAGTGGATGGTCGGCTAACGCTTGGCCACAGATCGTTCCGCTGCCTGGCAGGATGTTGATCACACCCGGAGGAATACCAGCTCGGGCAGATAATTCGGCGAACTTCAGTGCTGTTAGTGGACACACCTGAAATAAAATGGTTatgacatacagacatacaaaggtatagttattttaagttTGAGTACGGAtcactaaaaacaaaaaataaaagtagaaatTAATTTGTGTTAAACATTCAATACTCTAATTTAATTCTTCTGGTGATACCtatgtattaaaataactttacgCTACGCTATTATATCGTAGTAGTAATTGGTATGTCGCTATGATGTAGGAATCGATTAGGGGATGGATTTTAAAccacttccaagttagtccatttccatcgtagactgcatcatcacttaccactaggtgagatcgcagttaagagtttaatttaaaaaatacttacggCAGCTGGCTTCATAACAACTGTATTTCCAGCAGCCAAACACGCAGCCATTTTCCAAGAAAGCATCATGAGAGGATAGTTCCAAGGGGTTATCAATGCACATACTCCAATCGGCTCCTTTTTCGTTAAAGTCAGATTTCTATTAGGCCTAGCATGATTAATAGGTATTGTAGATCCCTGAATTTTGTCGCACCATCCTGCGAAATATCTCCAGGTATCTATGGACATTCCAACGTGGGTTTTTAAGGCTAATGTGTAAACAGCTCCTGAGTCGATAGATTCGATAGTTGCTAATTCTTCTTTGTGTTGTTCCATGAGATCTGCTAATCTGAAAAATGCATCAAAATAAAAAGGGGACAAGAAATAGAAATTACTTACTAAACTGACTCAAAATTTTGATTAACTTACCTAAACAATAACTGTCCTCTATCTCGAGCGCTAATTTTGGACCATTCTCCTTCTTCGAAAGCTTTCTGTGCAGCATTGACTGCTCTGTCTACATCCGATTTCGAGGCACTCTGAACTTTACATATCACAGATTCATCACTAGGATTTATTAACGTTAAAGTTTTCCCACTATCAGAATTAACAAATTCACCATTAATAAACAATTGCGTTggaaatttaattttcattttatttatttctaattcTACACCTTCGTAAACTACTTCCTTATTGCCCACACAACCTCTCGCCTTTAAGATAGCTATGGTATAAAATTCTTCAAAGGTTGTATTCATATAGACAtcttcattttgtaattctATCTCAACTAAGTCTTTGATTTCTTCTACTAATCTAACTACGTCCATGGAGCCCGCTCCAGAACTGAAGAAATCTGTATCATTTTCTATATCGATTCTTAGTATGGCCTTCCAAACATCCCGAACGCTTTCGATAAATTTCTTTTCTTCTGCAGTAATTTCGAGGTGaactttattttcatttgctttGAAGAAGTTTTGTGCGTTAATCATTTTACCGTTAACTTTTAATCGTTGAACGTTAAGCTGAAACAGAAGTTTGTTATAAAAACTAACTTGCACTTTTACTTCAATAAGTTtggtgtattatttatttttaaacaaaataaccCTTACTCTAACTCCGTCGTTTGCAGTGATTAACAGCCCAGCTTCATGTATGACAGCAGGTTTCTGTAGACCAGGTATAACAAGTTTGTCTCCTTCTGCTTCATACTCGCCTTCCCAAAGTGAAGATCCAAAGAATTTGACTTC includes:
- the LOC123871426 gene encoding cytosolic 10-formyltetrahydrofolate dehydrogenase isoform X2, which produces MPPVAVPDEAPKKKLRVAIIGQSTFAAEVFKLLQKDGHEVVGVFTVLDKGNREDPLATIAAQNGKPVFKYKTWRVKGKVIPEVLEDYKSVNAEINVLPFCTQFIPMEVIQYPKYQSICYHPSILPRHRGASSINWTLIEGDTTCGLTIFWADDGLDTGPILLQRSFPCTIDDTVDSLYNKYLYPEGIKALAKSVNLVANGSAPRIAQTEEGASYDPALFKPETHQIDWLKGGVALHNFIRGLDSSPGATTFIQPQHKDGIDESKASIEVKFFGSSLWEGEYEAEGDKLVIPGLQKPAVIHEAGLLITANDGVRLNVQRLKVNGKMINAQNFFKANENKVHLEITAEEKKFIESVRDVWKAILRIDIENDTDFFSSGAGSMDVVRLVEEIKDLVEIELQNEDVYMNTTFEEFYTIAILKARGCVGNKEVVYEGVELEINKMKIKFPTQLFINGEFVNSDSGKTLTLINPSDESVICKVQSASKSDVDRAVNAAQKAFEEGEWSKISARDRGQLLFRLADLMEQHKEELATIESIDSGAVYTLALKTHVGMSIDTWRYFAGWCDKIQGSTIPINHARPNRNLTLTKKEPIGVCALITPWNYPLMMLSWKMAACLAAGNTVVMKPAAVCPLTALKFAELSARAGIPPGVINILPGSGTICGQALADHPLVRKLGFTGSTEIGQTIMRSCAVSNMKKVSLELGGKSPLVIFEDCDLEKAVRNGMASVFFNKGENCIAAGRLFVEERIHDEFVRRVVEETKKMTIGDPLHRGTAHGPQNHKAHMDKLLEVRFVSFL